Proteins found in one Triticum urartu cultivar G1812 chromosome 4, Tu2.1, whole genome shotgun sequence genomic segment:
- the LOC125551954 gene encoding U2 small nuclear ribonucleoprotein B''-like — translation MLSGDVPPNQTVYFRNLNEKVKKEELKRSLYALCSQYGRIVDVVALKTHKLRGQAWVAFSEITAATNAFRGLQDFDFYGKKMRVQYAKTKSDCFAKADGSYAPKEKRKKQEEKAAEKKRRTEDGQQPGASAPVAPSNGTGHQPSRFAKPPQEPAAPPNNILFLQNMPDQTTSMMLQILFQQYPGFREVRMIEAKPGIAFVEYEDENQSMVAMEALQGFKISPENPMAISYAKK, via the exons ATGCTGTCCGGCGACGTTCCCCCGAACCAGACCGTCTACTTCAGGAACCTCAACGAGAAGGTCAAGAAAGAAG AGCTGAAGAGATCACTTTATGCATTGTGCTCTCAGTATGGAAGGATAGTGGATGTTGTGGCCTTGAAAACTCATAAACTGAGGGGGCAAGCCTGGGTGGCATTCAGTGAAATTACAGCGGCTACCAACGCTTTCCGGGGCCTACAGGACTTCGATTTTTACGGCAAAAAAATG CGGGTACAATATGCAAAAACAAAGTCTGACTGTTTTGCAAAAGCCGATGGGTCTTATGCTCCTAAAGAGAAAAGGAAGAAGCAAGAGGAGAAAG CTGCTGAGAAAAAACGGCGAACTGAAGATGGACAACAACCTGGTGCTAGTGCTCCTGTTGCCCCAAGCAATGGAACT GGTCATCAACCTTCTCGTTTTGCCAAGCCTCCGCAAGAGCCAGCTGCTCCGCCGAACAACATCCTCTTCCTCCAGAACATGCCGGACCAGACCACGAGCATGATGCTCCAGATCCTGTTCCAGCAATACCCTGGTTTCCGGGAGGTGCGGATGATCGAAGCCAAGCCAGGCATTGCTTTTGTGGAGTACGAGGACGAGAACCAGTCCATGGTTGCAATGGAAGCCCTCCAGGGTTTCAAGATCAGCCCAGAGAACCCAATGGCCATCTCATACGCCAAAAAGTGA
- the LOC125551953 gene encoding SCAR-like protein 1 isoform X2 — protein MTASARGHGLVLRVQQLEAELPLLEKDVCQRDYLYVASNRGVDWHANLRVDHGVVTTGDTPRFIMDSIKQCHGPPRLFMLDKYDIGGEGTCMKRYSDPAFFKTDSACSRMLQEGIRTERKPIRTMEIRPDLQNAEIFRPSDGANNDSRFKTDLSGEALDEVPPRRQRLKHRQLNGTVFRSFRPQMQDLYGKASPEEKTFSMDRSEVQISFTDSPDTNAEERDIMVDTSSSTEKGKGGYYATARKRRSTSQETPSSCSAGSSKGYSSEVDIYVDTLTTMGSEVETDSEHRDHGGQGAFAPAPSGKMCSDAQGAAVSRSSTFSKKEDSCSSDVGSANRDEADHSEGDVAVCVTEAKLVGGEHERTSSLEELFSQEKPVSCEHERTVSLEELLTGDILLSEPDTRELATESNSNAIVSNATPDGTVDATKRAKGNNVSAISFKKTASKRCVESMELFASKVGILPRKLSKKHDPFSDSLRNMAKELLELKCDGTQDTDLYEFEANGDGFDVKCRKMAHPPIEIMEESFRKSISFDSPQDVGSRECQLEVVDQESDHDVPTADSPQDSVPDENGFQHTDVYLTDITSPSPKKEEEEEEEDEEEEEEEEEEEEEGWTVAAPDEHSSAGMLNHASELIQEHTEDIHTEGASENASDMGEDLKEVCICEERVNAEDADGCSESDEYASEEEITENTGEHVVPDDVISPISSKQSDDPCQVTPFTLKDADLAAAREGQDNYIPEMEHVTLLETVVETGLPKVVTEPVVSSEAAVPDDEQCCLHPETSLPQDTVLGSCELLDQNEQLQLHSSSMRSATPDPTVKTGEMHELYEEPPNPCNSISTDIFADQLAPDSTDLPLPNISSFDWMLSGLMKKSLNVLPAPSSNINLQEISSSEDTEEAPPLPPLPPVQWRATKPQTGSASLFAKFGRPPRPKPPVKQLENENNSAPGETNQESENVQEISWNNGFSSQKEMAQATTLCSQTRTDLLPESDSQENNVQEGHKEYDVQSSNLFCSSEVKCNTDVTSVGDDMHALKPPELIVIPEEAWSELVDIKPILKQEEERKQQLINGVSDCSSIHTSGLPIEKTTVEHERFDQKEELSAADSNTTTDSEENKPNGLPCQDDIQNPDFSVQQEDKSNDIREFSSALEEELAKLPPHSVPEPPRYPLLQVISHDRSMLRKAPTLVQPSSKLSDEKNTVLDQIKNKTFNLKPVVAKRPNVMGGPRTNLQVAAILERANAIRQAVADDDDEDSWSE, from the exons ATGACCGCGTCGGCGCGGGGGCATGGGCTCGTGCTCCGGGTGCAGCAGCTGGAGGCAGAGTTGCCCCTACTGGAGAAAGACGTCTGTCAGAGAGATTACCTGTACGTTGCTTCTAACAGGG GAGTTGATTGGCATGCGAACCTGAGGGTGGACCATGGGGTTGTGACGACGGGCGACACGCCTCGCTTCATCATGGATTCCATCAAGCAGTGCCATGGGCCTCCAAGATTGTTCATGCTTGACAA GTATGATATCGGCGGCGAGGGAACGTGCATGAAGAGATACTCGGACCCGGCCTTCTTCAAGACAGATTCCGCGTGTTCCAGAATGCTGCAGGAAGGAATTAGAACAGAAAGAAAACCAATTAGAACCATG GAGATCAGGCCGGACCTGCAGAATGCTGAGATTTTCAGACCTTCTGATGGAGCCAACAATGACTCAAG GTTCAAGACTGATTTATCGGGTGAAGCGTTGGATGAGGTCCCGCCAAGGCGCCAGCGGCTGAAGCACCGACAACTAAACGGGACCGTGTTCCGAAGCTTCAGACCGCAGATGCAGGACCTTTATGGAAAGGCTTCACCAGAGGAGAAAACCTTCTCCATGGATCGGTCAGAGGTGCAGATATCTTTCACCGACTCACCCGACACAAACGCCGAAGAGAGAGATATCATGGTGGACACTTCCAGCAGCACTGAGAAGGGCAAGGGAGGCTACTACGCCACAGCACGCAAGAGGAGGTCGACTTCCCAAGAAACCCCGTCAAGCTGTTCAGCAGGAAGCAGCAAGGGATACAGCTCTGAAGTTGATATTTACGTGGACACACTCACCACAATGGGGTCTGAAGTGGAGACAGACTCAGAGCACAGGGACCATGGTGGACAAGGTGCCTTTGCACCGGCACCGTCGGGCAAGATGTGCTCTGATGCTCAGGGTGCCGCCGTCTCCAGGTCTAGTACCTTCAGTAAAAAGGAGGACTCTTGCTCTTCAGATGTTGGCTCAGCAAACAGAGACGAGGCTGATCACTCCGAAGGAGATGTCGCTGTCTGTGTAACGGAGGCCAAGCTTGTTGGTGGTGAACATGAGAGGACTAGCTCGTTGGAGGAATTGTTTTCGCAAGAAAAGCCGGTTTCTTGCGAGCATGAGAGGACTGTTTCCTTGGAGGAACTGCTCACTGGTGACATACTTCTTTCAGAGCCCGACACAAGGGAATTAGCCACGGAGTCCAATAGCAATGCTATTGTCAGTAATGCTACACCCGATGGTACAGTTGATGCTACTAAAAGGGCCaaggggaacaatgtttcggccATTTCCTTCAAGAAAACAGCGAGCAAGAGGTGTGTCGAAAGCATGGAGCTGTTTGCCTCAAAAGTCGGCATTCTGCCCAGGAAACTCTCCAAGAAGCATGACCCGTTCTCTGATTCTCTCCGTAACATGGCAAAGGAGCTGCTTGAGCTCAAGTGTGATGGCACTCAAGATACTGACTTGTATGAGTTTGAAGCGAATGGCGATGGATTCGACGTCAAGTGTCGGAAAATGGCTCACCCTCCTATTGAAATCATGGAGGAGAGTTTCAGGAAGAGCATTTCTTTTGATTCACCTCAAGATGTTGGTTCAAGGGAATGCCAGCTGGAAGTAGTGGACCAAGAGTCAGACCATGATGTCCCAACTGCTGACAGTCCACAAGATTCAGTGCCTGATGAAAATGGTTTTCAGCACACCGATGTCTACCTGACAGACATCACATCACCGAGTcccaaaaaagaagaagaggaagaagaagaagatgaagaagaagaagaggaggaggaggaggaagaagaggaaggatgGACGGTTGCAGCACCTGATGAGCATTCATCTGCTGGCATGCTCAATCATGCATCAGAGCTTATTCAAGAGCACACTGAGGATATACATACCGAAGGTGCTTCTGAAAATGCATCTGATATGGGTGAAGATTTGAAAGAAGTCTGCATTTGCGAAGAGCGTGTCAATGCGGAAGATGCTGATGGATGCAGTGAATCTGATGAATATGCATCGGAGGAAGAAATCACAGAGAACACAGGAGAACATGTGGTTCCAGATGATGTGATCTCACCGATTTCATCCAAGCAATCTGATGATCCTTGCCAAGTAACTCCATTCACTCTCAAAGATGCAGATTTGGCAGCAGCAAGGGAAGGCCAGGACAACTACATCCCTGAAATGGAGCAtgtcaccttgctggaaacagtcGTGGAAACGGGACTACCTAAAGTTGTGACTGAACCAGTAGTCAGCAGCGAGGCTGCCGTGCCAGATGATGAACAGTGCTGTCTACATCCAGAAACTAGTTTACCACAAGATACTGTTCTTGGTAGCTGTGAACTTCTAGACCAAAATGAGCAACTGCAACTGCACAGCTCATCCATGAGGTCTGCCACTCCAGATCCAACTGTAAAGACAGGGGAAATGCATGAATTGTATGAAGAACCGCCTAATCCATGCAACAGCATCAGCACTGACATTTTTGCAGATCAATTGGCTCCTGACTCCACAGATTTGCCGCTGCCCAACATTTCAAGTTTTGATTGGATGCTTAGTGGTTTAATGAAGAAGTCATTGAACGTGCTTCCTGCTCCATCAAGTAATATAAATCTACAAGAGATTAGTTCTTCTGAAGATACTGAAGAAGCACCACCACTTCCACCTCTTCCGCCGGTGCAGTGGCGAGCGACCAAGCCTCAGACAGGATCCGCATCTTTATTTGCAAAATTCGGGAGACCACCAAGGCCAAAACCTCCAGTGAAACAGCTAGAAAATGAAAATAACTCTGCACCCGGCGAAACAAATCAAGAATCTGAAAATGTTCAGGAAATAAGCTGGAACAATGGTTTTAGTTCACAGAAGGAAATGGCACAGGCAACAACACTTTGTAGTCAGACTCGGACAGATCTGTTACCTGAGAGTGATTCTCAAGAGAATAATGTCCAAGAAGGACACAAAGAGTATGATGTGCAGTCTTCTAATCTATTTTGCTCATCAGAAGTCAAGTGCAACACAGACGTTACTTCAGTAGGCGACGACATGCACGCTTTGAAGCCGCCTGAGCTTATAGTAATTCCAGAGGAGGCTTGGTCTGAGCTCGTAGATATAAAACCGATACTGAAGCAGGAGGAAGAGAGAAAACAACAGCTCATAAATGGAGTTTCTGATTGCAGTAGCATTCATACCAGTGGTTTGCCAATTGAAAAGACCACTGTGGAGCATGAAAGATTTGACCAAAAGGAGGAATTGTCAGCAGCAGATAGCAACACAACTACAGATTCAGAAGAAAACAAACCAAATGGGCTTCCTTGTCAAGATGATATTCAGAATCCTGACTTCTCAGTGCAACAGGAAGATAAATCCAATGACATTAGGGAGTTCTCTTCGGCATTAGAAGAGGAACTAGCAAAGTTGCCTCCTCATTCAGTGCCAGAACCACCTAGATATCCTCTGCTTCAAGTTATTTCTCATGATAGAAGCATG CTAAGAAAGGCTCCAACTTTGGTTCAGCCATCAAGTAAGCTTTCAGATGAGAAGAACACAGTGTTGGATCAGATAAAGAACAAG ACTTTCAACTTGAAACCGGTTGTTGCAAAGAGACCAAATGTGATGGGTGGTCCAAGAACAAACTTGCAAGTGGCGGCCATTCTCGAGAGGGCCAACGCGATTCGCCAG GCGGTTGCTGATGACGATGACGAGGATAGCTGGAGTGAGTAG
- the LOC125551953 gene encoding SCAR-like protein 1 isoform X1, which yields MPLSRHTVANEYSLGGRDLYKRADQHDPEAVLDGVATAGLVGLLRQLGDLAEFAAEVFHGLYDEVMTASARGHGLVLRVQQLEAELPLLEKDVCQRDYLYVASNRGVDWHANLRVDHGVVTTGDTPRFIMDSIKQCHGPPRLFMLDKYDIGGEGTCMKRYSDPAFFKTDSACSRMLQEGIRTERKPIRTMEIRPDLQNAEIFRPSDGANNDSRFKTDLSGEALDEVPPRRQRLKHRQLNGTVFRSFRPQMQDLYGKASPEEKTFSMDRSEVQISFTDSPDTNAEERDIMVDTSSSTEKGKGGYYATARKRRSTSQETPSSCSAGSSKGYSSEVDIYVDTLTTMGSEVETDSEHRDHGGQGAFAPAPSGKMCSDAQGAAVSRSSTFSKKEDSCSSDVGSANRDEADHSEGDVAVCVTEAKLVGGEHERTSSLEELFSQEKPVSCEHERTVSLEELLTGDILLSEPDTRELATESNSNAIVSNATPDGTVDATKRAKGNNVSAISFKKTASKRCVESMELFASKVGILPRKLSKKHDPFSDSLRNMAKELLELKCDGTQDTDLYEFEANGDGFDVKCRKMAHPPIEIMEESFRKSISFDSPQDVGSRECQLEVVDQESDHDVPTADSPQDSVPDENGFQHTDVYLTDITSPSPKKEEEEEEEDEEEEEEEEEEEEEGWTVAAPDEHSSAGMLNHASELIQEHTEDIHTEGASENASDMGEDLKEVCICEERVNAEDADGCSESDEYASEEEITENTGEHVVPDDVISPISSKQSDDPCQVTPFTLKDADLAAAREGQDNYIPEMEHVTLLETVVETGLPKVVTEPVVSSEAAVPDDEQCCLHPETSLPQDTVLGSCELLDQNEQLQLHSSSMRSATPDPTVKTGEMHELYEEPPNPCNSISTDIFADQLAPDSTDLPLPNISSFDWMLSGLMKKSLNVLPAPSSNINLQEISSSEDTEEAPPLPPLPPVQWRATKPQTGSASLFAKFGRPPRPKPPVKQLENENNSAPGETNQESENVQEISWNNGFSSQKEMAQATTLCSQTRTDLLPESDSQENNVQEGHKEYDVQSSNLFCSSEVKCNTDVTSVGDDMHALKPPELIVIPEEAWSELVDIKPILKQEEERKQQLINGVSDCSSIHTSGLPIEKTTVEHERFDQKEELSAADSNTTTDSEENKPNGLPCQDDIQNPDFSVQQEDKSNDIREFSSALEEELAKLPPHSVPEPPRYPLLQVISHDRSMLRKAPTLVQPSSKLSDEKNTVLDQIKNKTFNLKPVVAKRPNVMGGPRTNLQVAAILERANAIRQAVADDDDEDSWSE from the exons ATGCCTCTGTCAAGGCACACGGTGGCCAACGAGTACTCCCTCGGCGGCCGCGACCTCTACAAGCGGGCCGACCAGCACGACCCCGAGGCCGTCCTCGACGGCGTCGCCACCGCCGGCCTCGTCGGCCTCCTCCGCCAGCTCGGCGACCTCGCAGA ATTTGCAGCAGAGGTCTTCCACGGGCTGTATGACGAGGTGATGACCGCGTCGGCGCGGGGGCATGGGCTCGTGCTCCGGGTGCAGCAGCTGGAGGCAGAGTTGCCCCTACTGGAGAAAGACGTCTGTCAGAGAGATTACCTGTACGTTGCTTCTAACAGGG GAGTTGATTGGCATGCGAACCTGAGGGTGGACCATGGGGTTGTGACGACGGGCGACACGCCTCGCTTCATCATGGATTCCATCAAGCAGTGCCATGGGCCTCCAAGATTGTTCATGCTTGACAA GTATGATATCGGCGGCGAGGGAACGTGCATGAAGAGATACTCGGACCCGGCCTTCTTCAAGACAGATTCCGCGTGTTCCAGAATGCTGCAGGAAGGAATTAGAACAGAAAGAAAACCAATTAGAACCATG GAGATCAGGCCGGACCTGCAGAATGCTGAGATTTTCAGACCTTCTGATGGAGCCAACAATGACTCAAG GTTCAAGACTGATTTATCGGGTGAAGCGTTGGATGAGGTCCCGCCAAGGCGCCAGCGGCTGAAGCACCGACAACTAAACGGGACCGTGTTCCGAAGCTTCAGACCGCAGATGCAGGACCTTTATGGAAAGGCTTCACCAGAGGAGAAAACCTTCTCCATGGATCGGTCAGAGGTGCAGATATCTTTCACCGACTCACCCGACACAAACGCCGAAGAGAGAGATATCATGGTGGACACTTCCAGCAGCACTGAGAAGGGCAAGGGAGGCTACTACGCCACAGCACGCAAGAGGAGGTCGACTTCCCAAGAAACCCCGTCAAGCTGTTCAGCAGGAAGCAGCAAGGGATACAGCTCTGAAGTTGATATTTACGTGGACACACTCACCACAATGGGGTCTGAAGTGGAGACAGACTCAGAGCACAGGGACCATGGTGGACAAGGTGCCTTTGCACCGGCACCGTCGGGCAAGATGTGCTCTGATGCTCAGGGTGCCGCCGTCTCCAGGTCTAGTACCTTCAGTAAAAAGGAGGACTCTTGCTCTTCAGATGTTGGCTCAGCAAACAGAGACGAGGCTGATCACTCCGAAGGAGATGTCGCTGTCTGTGTAACGGAGGCCAAGCTTGTTGGTGGTGAACATGAGAGGACTAGCTCGTTGGAGGAATTGTTTTCGCAAGAAAAGCCGGTTTCTTGCGAGCATGAGAGGACTGTTTCCTTGGAGGAACTGCTCACTGGTGACATACTTCTTTCAGAGCCCGACACAAGGGAATTAGCCACGGAGTCCAATAGCAATGCTATTGTCAGTAATGCTACACCCGATGGTACAGTTGATGCTACTAAAAGGGCCaaggggaacaatgtttcggccATTTCCTTCAAGAAAACAGCGAGCAAGAGGTGTGTCGAAAGCATGGAGCTGTTTGCCTCAAAAGTCGGCATTCTGCCCAGGAAACTCTCCAAGAAGCATGACCCGTTCTCTGATTCTCTCCGTAACATGGCAAAGGAGCTGCTTGAGCTCAAGTGTGATGGCACTCAAGATACTGACTTGTATGAGTTTGAAGCGAATGGCGATGGATTCGACGTCAAGTGTCGGAAAATGGCTCACCCTCCTATTGAAATCATGGAGGAGAGTTTCAGGAAGAGCATTTCTTTTGATTCACCTCAAGATGTTGGTTCAAGGGAATGCCAGCTGGAAGTAGTGGACCAAGAGTCAGACCATGATGTCCCAACTGCTGACAGTCCACAAGATTCAGTGCCTGATGAAAATGGTTTTCAGCACACCGATGTCTACCTGACAGACATCACATCACCGAGTcccaaaaaagaagaagaggaagaagaagaagatgaagaagaagaagaggaggaggaggaggaagaagaggaaggatgGACGGTTGCAGCACCTGATGAGCATTCATCTGCTGGCATGCTCAATCATGCATCAGAGCTTATTCAAGAGCACACTGAGGATATACATACCGAAGGTGCTTCTGAAAATGCATCTGATATGGGTGAAGATTTGAAAGAAGTCTGCATTTGCGAAGAGCGTGTCAATGCGGAAGATGCTGATGGATGCAGTGAATCTGATGAATATGCATCGGAGGAAGAAATCACAGAGAACACAGGAGAACATGTGGTTCCAGATGATGTGATCTCACCGATTTCATCCAAGCAATCTGATGATCCTTGCCAAGTAACTCCATTCACTCTCAAAGATGCAGATTTGGCAGCAGCAAGGGAAGGCCAGGACAACTACATCCCTGAAATGGAGCAtgtcaccttgctggaaacagtcGTGGAAACGGGACTACCTAAAGTTGTGACTGAACCAGTAGTCAGCAGCGAGGCTGCCGTGCCAGATGATGAACAGTGCTGTCTACATCCAGAAACTAGTTTACCACAAGATACTGTTCTTGGTAGCTGTGAACTTCTAGACCAAAATGAGCAACTGCAACTGCACAGCTCATCCATGAGGTCTGCCACTCCAGATCCAACTGTAAAGACAGGGGAAATGCATGAATTGTATGAAGAACCGCCTAATCCATGCAACAGCATCAGCACTGACATTTTTGCAGATCAATTGGCTCCTGACTCCACAGATTTGCCGCTGCCCAACATTTCAAGTTTTGATTGGATGCTTAGTGGTTTAATGAAGAAGTCATTGAACGTGCTTCCTGCTCCATCAAGTAATATAAATCTACAAGAGATTAGTTCTTCTGAAGATACTGAAGAAGCACCACCACTTCCACCTCTTCCGCCGGTGCAGTGGCGAGCGACCAAGCCTCAGACAGGATCCGCATCTTTATTTGCAAAATTCGGGAGACCACCAAGGCCAAAACCTCCAGTGAAACAGCTAGAAAATGAAAATAACTCTGCACCCGGCGAAACAAATCAAGAATCTGAAAATGTTCAGGAAATAAGCTGGAACAATGGTTTTAGTTCACAGAAGGAAATGGCACAGGCAACAACACTTTGTAGTCAGACTCGGACAGATCTGTTACCTGAGAGTGATTCTCAAGAGAATAATGTCCAAGAAGGACACAAAGAGTATGATGTGCAGTCTTCTAATCTATTTTGCTCATCAGAAGTCAAGTGCAACACAGACGTTACTTCAGTAGGCGACGACATGCACGCTTTGAAGCCGCCTGAGCTTATAGTAATTCCAGAGGAGGCTTGGTCTGAGCTCGTAGATATAAAACCGATACTGAAGCAGGAGGAAGAGAGAAAACAACAGCTCATAAATGGAGTTTCTGATTGCAGTAGCATTCATACCAGTGGTTTGCCAATTGAAAAGACCACTGTGGAGCATGAAAGATTTGACCAAAAGGAGGAATTGTCAGCAGCAGATAGCAACACAACTACAGATTCAGAAGAAAACAAACCAAATGGGCTTCCTTGTCAAGATGATATTCAGAATCCTGACTTCTCAGTGCAACAGGAAGATAAATCCAATGACATTAGGGAGTTCTCTTCGGCATTAGAAGAGGAACTAGCAAAGTTGCCTCCTCATTCAGTGCCAGAACCACCTAGATATCCTCTGCTTCAAGTTATTTCTCATGATAGAAGCATG CTAAGAAAGGCTCCAACTTTGGTTCAGCCATCAAGTAAGCTTTCAGATGAGAAGAACACAGTGTTGGATCAGATAAAGAACAAG ACTTTCAACTTGAAACCGGTTGTTGCAAAGAGACCAAATGTGATGGGTGGTCCAAGAACAAACTTGCAAGTGGCGGCCATTCTCGAGAGGGCCAACGCGATTCGCCAG GCGGTTGCTGATGACGATGACGAGGATAGCTGGAGTGAGTAG